A region from the Desulfobaccales bacterium genome encodes:
- a CDS encoding lytic transglycosylase domain-containing protein, whose protein sequence is MRIQVKTIIILVGLSISLAACAPASQLPHLPGFAEKEGERALVPRGFLVAGAQPQEKVDPKVSQEIKAFLEENGMLAGFKGGLGTELPIMLNPSVQGFLRSFTTSRRATIQAQLSRSERYLPMIRQIFQEQGLPQDLVYLPMIESGFNPLARSPKEAVGLWQFIAGTARRYGLKVDEWVDERRDPEKSTKAAARYLKDLHGQFGCWYLAAAGYNAGENRVEGVVNRYDTRDFWVMAQNHLLPQETCNYVPQLIAAVLIAKNPEKYGFNCNTPARPLAYVRKKVPEGTNLRQFAGSLGLPYEAIQELNPEVKGDCVPLDQKEYSVKVPSAKLRHIPGLAKGEPKRKTSPDADQPEKQ, encoded by the coding sequence ATGAGAATTCAAGTCAAAACCATAATTATCCTGGTTGGGTTGAGCATCAGTCTGGCAGCCTGCGCGCCTGCCTCTCAACTCCCACATTTGCCGGGGTTTGCGGAAAAGGAAGGCGAGCGCGCCTTGGTGCCCCGGGGCTTCCTGGTTGCCGGGGCTCAACCGCAGGAAAAGGTCGATCCCAAAGTCTCACAGGAGATTAAGGCCTTCTTGGAAGAAAATGGCATGCTGGCCGGATTTAAGGGAGGCCTGGGGACCGAACTTCCCATAATGCTCAACCCATCTGTACAAGGTTTCCTGCGTTCCTTTACAACTTCCCGCCGTGCGACAATCCAGGCCCAGCTCTCCCGTTCCGAAAGATACCTCCCCATGATTCGGCAAATTTTTCAAGAGCAGGGGCTCCCCCAAGATTTAGTCTACCTGCCCATGATTGAAAGTGGTTTTAATCCCTTGGCGCGCTCCCCCAAGGAAGCGGTGGGGCTCTGGCAATTCATCGCAGGCACCGCCAGGCGGTATGGCTTAAAGGTTGACGAGTGGGTGGACGAGCGCCGGGACCCCGAGAAATCCACTAAAGCTGCAGCACGCTATCTCAAAGATCTGCACGGTCAATTTGGTTGCTGGTATCTGGCCGCCGCAGGGTACAACGCCGGCGAAAACCGGGTAGAAGGGGTGGTAAACCGATATGACACTCGGGACTTCTGGGTCATGGCCCAAAATCATCTGCTCCCCCAAGAGACCTGTAATTATGTCCCTCAGTTGATTGCTGCGGTTTTGATTGCCAAAAATCCGGAAAAATATGGCTTTAACTGCAATACCCCTGCCCGGCCTCTGGCCTATGTTCGGAAAAAGGTGCCTGAAGGAACAAACTTGCGCCAGTTCGCCGGGTCTTTAGGCCTGCCCTATGAAGCCATTCAGGAGTTGAACCCGGAAGTGAAGGGAGATTGTGTCCCCCTGGATCAAAAAGAATACTCGGTGAAAGTCCCGTCTGCCAAACTTCGCCACATCCCCGGGCTGGCAAAAGGGGAGCCAAAAAGAAAAACTTCCCCAGATGCTGATCAACCTGAAAAGCAATAA
- a CDS encoding tetratricopeptide repeat-containing serine protease family protein has translation MRPHGARKILPLLQAGLIGLCLVSLAGAAVESPALETVVTVVALNEQGEPLDTALGVIIRQDGLILTSAAIFQPGQPLLVKTDHGAIYWCQSLLYADLLQDLAVLKIEATGLKAVPLQASKRSHVVEEKIYYPIKEGNKYTLREGNLVGSLPLSPRLELLKLSPCNQRGIQGTPVFNRTGEVVGMMHLGGDQNEGPQGKPTALNYFLSCDRTLVPISLDAASLKGTKPAAEPRGDLSGENPANALVRAFWDGVAATIGNNWELAQKKFSLAMAPPAQLPEAYYGRGVSRFHLRNYQGATEDLLEATRRLPGYALAFFWLGKTWQQSGDQEAADAAYRQAVGLAPDLHEAWFYLGEIAYQRGDQDKAQKCLEKAEGDLPQAAMRAWYLGNIARSQQRLPEALAAFKQAVQMDPKYFPGYLEGGKLLLLDLGESREAVGWLGQAVSLKPQHAEARYFLSLAYHLSWNAAAAWEQCYALEKIQPDLAGQLATVLARGQ, from the coding sequence ATGCGACCGCATGGCGCCAGAAAAATTTTACCACTGCTTCAAGCCGGCTTGATCGGGCTCTGCCTGGTGAGTCTGGCGGGCGCGGCGGTTGAGAGTCCGGCGCTGGAGACCGTGGTGACTGTGGTCGCTCTGAATGAACAGGGGGAACCGCTGGACACTGCCTTGGGGGTTATCATAAGGCAGGATGGCTTAATTCTTACCAGCGCCGCGATTTTTCAACCTGGACAACCTCTATTAGTTAAGACCGACCATGGCGCGATCTATTGGTGTCAAAGTCTGCTTTATGCCGATTTATTGCAGGATTTGGCCGTATTAAAGATCGAAGCCACCGGGCTCAAGGCCGTCCCCCTCCAAGCATCGAAACGATCCCATGTTGTTGAGGAAAAAATTTATTATCCAATAAAAGAAGGCAATAAATATACTCTCCGGGAGGGTAACCTGGTCGGCTCTTTACCCTTGTCACCGCGGCTTGAACTCTTGAAACTTTCCCCCTGCAACCAGAGAGGCATACAGGGGACGCCGGTTTTTAATCGGACAGGCGAAGTAGTAGGAATGATGCACCTGGGGGGAGACCAAAACGAGGGTCCCCAGGGAAAGCCAACGGCACTGAATTATTTCCTTTCCTGTGACCGCACGTTAGTTCCGATCTCTCTGGACGCTGCGTCCTTGAAAGGAACAAAACCCGCGGCCGAACCTCGGGGTGACTTATCTGGGGAGAATCCAGCTAATGCATTGGTCAGGGCCTTCTGGGACGGGGTCGCAGCCACGATAGGCAACAACTGGGAATTGGCCCAGAAGAAATTCAGTCTAGCCATGGCTCCTCCCGCCCAATTGCCGGAGGCTTATTATGGCCGAGGTGTGTCACGCTTCCATTTGCGCAATTACCAAGGCGCAACTGAGGATTTGCTGGAGGCGACCCGGCGCTTACCAGGTTACGCCCTGGCCTTTTTCTGGCTCGGAAAGACCTGGCAGCAAAGCGGAGACCAGGAAGCAGCAGATGCAGCTTATAGACAGGCAGTGGGGCTGGCGCCAGACTTGCACGAGGCCTGGTTTTATTTGGGGGAAATAGCTTATCAGAGGGGCGACCAGGATAAGGCGCAAAAATGTTTGGAAAAGGCTGAGGGCGACTTGCCGCAGGCAGCAATGCGGGCCTGGTATCTGGGGAACATTGCCCGGAGCCAGCAACGGTTGCCGGAGGCCTTGGCGGCATTTAAACAAGCTGTCCAGATGGATCCGAAGTATTTCCCAGGCTATCTGGAAGGGGGCAAACTGCTGTTGCTGGACTTAGGAGAGTCCCGGGAGGCGGTCGGCTGGTTGGGCCAGGCAGTCAGCCTCAAGCCTCAGCATGCGGAAGCCAGGTATTTCTTATCTCTGGCATATCACTTGTCATGGAACGCCGCCGCGGCCTGGGAGCAATGTTACGCGCTGGAGAAAATCCAGCCGGACCTGGCGGGGCAACTCGCCACAGTGCTGGCAAGAGGCCAGTAA